The Diadema setosum chromosome 1, eeDiaSeto1, whole genome shotgun sequence genome has a window encoding:
- the LOC140232155 gene encoding transmembrane protein 223-like, with product MLAASLFSQTRNSIKMMKTWPYRIWKQNLIWTSKSSFSSQGPALFRVDHIRQCCSRLYFGNSILGRCKDPQSVASYKRFLSIFSKEEVTKDILLYKNDRGIFFKMIGVFACTQLIFWTYLTHTAYLTMRDTDAYVKVKYGDEGPPDDVKNWRSWAGARMQLSSGIWRYTITLLSVTAGAVIFMGSYAYCRKSIYRIVLRKGGEEVTIQTYGLFGLPWRFTTSLRNVSCEHSRYGVRKQLPVKVKGHRFFYILDKDGKFFNVRLFDHTVGVHRML from the exons ATGTTGGCTGCATCACTGTTTTCACAGACCAGAAACAGTATTAAAATGATGAAGACATGGCCTTACAGAATATGGAAACAAAATCTGATATGGACCTCAAAGTCTTCCTTTTCAAGTCAAGGTCCTGCCTTATTCAGAGTGGATCATATCAGGCAGTGCTGCAGCAGACTCTACTTTGGTAACTCCATACTGGGGAGATGTAAAGATCCACAGAGTGTTGCTTCGTATAAACGCTTCTTGAGTATTTTTTCCAAAGAGGAGGTGACAAAAGATATTCTGCTGTACAAAAATGACAGAGGAATTTTCTTCAAGATGATTGGTGTGTTTGCCTGTACCCAGCTGATCTTTTGGACATACTTGACCCATACTGCATACCTGACTATGCGTGATACTGATGCCTATGTCAAGGTGAAGTACGGTGATGAGGGGCCACCGGATGACGTTAAAAACTGGAGATCATGGGCGGGAGCCCGCATGCAGCTCAGCTCTGGTATCTGGCGTTACACAATCACACTGCTTAGTGTTACTGCAG GAGCTGTCATTTTCATGGGTTCATATGCCTACTGCAGGAAGTCAATCTATCGCATTGTTCTCAGGAAAGGAGGTGAGGAGGTGACAATCCAGACGTATGGCCTCTTTGGGTTGCCATGGAGATTCACCACCTCACTGAGAAATGTCTCCTGTGAACATTCACGGTATGGAGTTCGCAAGCAGCTTCCtgttaaggtcaaaggtcacagatttTTCTACATCTTGGACAAAGATGGCAAGTTTTTTAATGTGAGACTGTTTGATCACACTGTTGGAGTCCACAGAATGTTATAG